The genomic interval TCATATTCTAAccagaaaaaaatatgtcaACAGTGGGGAACACATTACGATGGAATCCTTGTTTTTTCACATAATGGGAGCTGTAGAGCATAGAAAATATTAAAAACGattgtaatattttcatttaaataaatgcaacgaTTGATAGTTACCTATATATTTTAATCATAATTCAGTGTCAAAAATACATGTTTGTCAACAGAAATCACAGTGGAAGTACAACTTTGACAATACGTTCTAGAGCTGATTCCAAATTGCAAAGTATGTCTGTTGCGATTGTTGCAATAAGCAGAAGCAAATCCACCTGTCgttagaaaacgattaaaaaaaacaccagaatatgctgcaaaaataaatgaataaacagcATCTAACACATAATCATTcatcaaaaaaagcattttgttaAATGTGTACCTCAAATCAGAAATTAATTGTGAGACACTAAAATGCCAGTGCTGCTGCAAGCAGGCAACATAGCTGAATTTCAAGGTGTAAACATAGAACTTTAACTGTTAAAACTGATTAAAATGCTTCCTCCTTATCATCTCGTACAATGCCTGTCTCCCGCCCGCACTGCCCAATCTGGCAACAGGAGAGGCTCACTGGCCAAAAGGTGTTTTTAGAGGAACTTTGAAATGTTTACATAAGCGCGAGACCCCACTGTCCTTGCTAAACTCACAACATTTGAAAAGCTGCAATTACTGAATAAGTATTCATAAAATCTGCCATTTTCGTATGCACGTATCTAATATTCTATAATGCCTAAACAAACAGACATATTGCATATGATTTAATTTTGCATCCATACTTTTTcggtattacttttttttttttttttttttttaaatttaaaatgccCAGTTGTGCATTCGCCACACTTAAATCGCGTGTAAATCAGTAGCTTATTCATTGGAGACCTACGAAAGATGGCGACCGTCTAGCACATCCATTTCATTCGGCAGCTCAAGACCGTTAGGCTTCTAGTATCCATTATCTATGGTAACAGCCCGCTTCAAACATCTCGCTTCAAACGAGAATCAGTCATTATTTATGGTCGTGAACTTTGAACTGTGACGTCACACTGTAAGATGGCGTCTGTAGGAAAAATTGACACAGAAAATAAACAGGTAATTAAGTGGTATTTCTCAAAAGATGTTTACAAATATATTGGAAACCGAACGTCGTATTGTGATATGCGTAATGTGCCACTCCGTATCACAATACACCGAAGTTTCGGTAATACTGCGCAGCTTTACTGTACATTACTGTCCAAGTTACACAAGCATATTTAGCGTCTATTTTTCCTTATACAAACTAGGTGCGTATGTGCATTTTTACATGCACTGAACGAGTAACGCGCGTATAGGGAAATTCTCCATTATTTGactcgttttttatttttttaattggtcatGGATGGCTGTTAGTTTGAAGTTTCCGATACAAAAGAACACACCCTCTCTTCAAATCGTActataaaaatgtataagttatgaAAACATGATATACACTTTTCGTCTTTTTTTAGTCTTAATTTGAGCGTTCTAGGACAATTTGCCCCCCTCATCACCGAGGGTGCAGTTAAGACAtttaatgtggagaagacacatATAACAGCCTGAAGTTATACTTTGCTAGTCGGTGTCTTTTGGTGTAGATCAAGCTCATATAATGCTTTGAGTAATAAGCTCTTTCCCGAACGTTCGATGCCTGGTGAAGCTTCATTTTAACACTactagaagattttttttttttaaatccacctcTAGTAGATTAAATTTGTGACAAAATTTAAGTGACTCTGAACTCTTGTCACGTGACGTTTCAATGGCGGAAACGGGGCATTGATGTAATGTTTGTGATGACGTAAAGGCCTCCGTTGCCACGCCACGGACAGTTGCATGAAAATGTTCCCTTAAAAACGCGTTTCCTCGTCATGTCGCCGAAGTCCGCCATATAGTTTCCATGCCTTTTTGACATGTTGAGTGAAAGGCTGAAAGCAGACAATCGATTAGTTGGGTCTGCGCAATGCGATGCAAGAGAAATACATCAAATAAAGGGATCTCGTTTGAGTTAAAATAGTTGGCTTGGAAGCCAACCTCGCTGTTAATTGCGACCTTTTTTCTGTATTTGAACATTTGGCCGACATAAGCCTGAAAACGACGTGGTTGGTGTCGTGGTTTGGTTGAAAGATGTCGCTGTACAGGGGCATTGGCGGTGATCAGGTAATTTCTGTTTTAATGATCTTGTTTTCGGTATTTGTCTGATATTAGTGTGGTATTTATGGTGGCCGTATTGACCTAGCAACACAAGATTCGAGCTTAAGCGGAGCATGGCGAACTAGCAGGTTAGCTGTAGCTTGGAattttgttgccatggcaaccccACAGGGCTCGCAAACTATGCTGCAAGTGCATTTAAATGTCAACGCACAATTTTTATATTATTCCTAATCTATAAACTTGTCTTGACTGTCCTCGTGTCACAGTACATGAGAAAGCGGATACCAAAGAATGCCAAGTATCAGCACATCAAAACAAAGCTTGACACTGGTAGGCTCTAAATACTAATATTTATGACATATCATTAAAAATCTTTTAGCATGTGCCACGTTTGTGTGGTGTGTTTTGAAAACAGGGGTTAGCTTCACCAAGTATATGGAGCGCCTTGAGGAGATTAAGCAGCGTGAGTAAGGCAGTATCATTTGTCAGCATGTACTTGTTTGATACATAAATAGACAAATAATCCATCATAATAagagtgtctttttttttcttttttttttacagactacAAGTTCAACAAAGGAGAAATCTTCAAACGCTTTAAAGTGACAACATTTGCAGAGTTGGTaagatttttttacattaatgcCTACCCTACTTCAAGTGTTAAAAGATACATGTCTCTTAGGTTTGCGCGCTgccattttttgttatttaagcctggtgttaaaaaaatatatatgattttTGTCGGGCTTCTGCAGATTGTGTTGAtgggctgatcatttgattcaggtgtttaaGAGGAGGCaggcatggaaaacaagctggataggcgcCCTCGAGGAATAGCCTTGTTGTCCCCTGGTTTAACCAGTGTTAATATTGAACAATGTTCTCCAATGCAGGTTCTTCAAGTCGCGTCAGTATCAGACCTCAATGAATGTGTCAGTGGTGATTCGTGCCACAATCTTCATGGTAAATAAAATGaccaaacaaatacagttgaaTAACCATTGTTCCAATGATTAAATGCTAAATGACTCAAACAGAGGGCGGCAGCGGTGATAACAACATGATTGTGGCTAAAGCTGAGCCGGAGGCGGCACACACCAATGGCGCGCGTGAGACCAAGGATATGGCACAGGATCAGCAGCATAGCCAGACCATGAGATCCACTTTGCTAAGGTGACAGCCTTCTCATGCAGAGCATCAGTCAAATATCTATAGCATAAGATTTATGCTTCGGACCTTCCTATCACTACTGTGTTAATATTGATTTTCATGAGATATCCAAAAAAAGTTTTGCTTGATTTCCAAACATCTTATTTTTGAAAGTGGCATTGTTAGACCACTTTTGAGGCACATCTTTCCAGAAGTGTTAGAATATGATTGATATTATGGTacaacttttttaaagaaaaaaaaaaattaaataaccaAAACGTTTGGGAATTTtactgcagtgtcatcaatggaGTCGGCGAGTTGAACGTGAATGGTGACCAAGCAAAGGCAGCTGATACACATGTGGGCACAGACACTGAAAAGCTCTACAAAGATTGTCCCTACTTGTTGCTGGACGTCCGTGAGCGTGAGCTGTACGACCAGTGTCACATTATCACGGGTACATTCTCCTTCCTCTTCCTCTGTCTCATTATAATAttaatggatttttttaaaaggcaaAGGCACCTTTTACAGCACATAAGTCCACAATACAATCAAACAATACAAGGTtgcaaatatttgaaaatatgaccaaaaaaataaGAAACGCTTATTTGGAAAATACCAAATTTTGAAGAGGTATGTTTAAccttaaaataatttgttactAATAAGGTCAAGGAAAAATGTCTGCCTATATTTTTTGCAGGGGTCATGATTGGACATTGACTGATGTTGCCTCAATTGCTCGCACCACTCTATGTAGAAAATAGTTGGCTGGATGATAGCAAGCCAGAAGTAAAACGTCTGTTGTAGACAACAAATGTCTAAAGTTTtgggatcattttacacaaaacaaatgaaggaaACATGCCATGTAAGACCATAACAGCACTTCTACAACCGCCAACACAAGGTAAAGTAAGTACATATAGGCTATTATCATAAGTTAGACAACATTGTGATGCCCTACAATGGGTCAAGGACTATCACACCTGTCGTGCACTTTCCATACCGTTATTGAACTCATGGTAAGAAACACTTAATGAACACTAGGGAtcgaaaaaccgaggctttccgaaacaatgaaccacttttgagacaattgccctaaattgaaacACTGTTTCGAGGCGTTTGACACACTGTAAGTGCTCCATCTACTGCAtgtttctttttcaaacttaactCCTCCAACTGCttcagcattacatatcttcaatagaattaagtggatgtcgtctatttcaaccgtGGGATTGTGTCGTTGTTAAGTGCGATTTACACAATTAAGGTTGACCtttttaagcctgtgtcattgcttcGTCTGTGAAGATATGTTCAAAgtagtatttgtaatacacgacagtgctagtctcGTTCAAAgtagtatttgtaatacacgacagtgctagtctcGATGGCaatgcaaggcaaatttatttacagtgccttgcaaaagtattcgcccccttgaaccttgcaaccttttgccacatttcaggcttcaaacataaagatataaaattttaattttttgtcaagaatcaacaacaagtgggacacaatcgtgaagtggaacaaaatttattggataatttaaacttttttaacaaataaaaaactgaaaagtggggcgtgcaatattattcggcccccttgcgttaatactttgtagcgccaccttttgctccaattacagctgcaagtcgcttggggtatgtttctatcagttttgcacatcgagagactgacattcttgcccattcttccttgcaaaacagctcgagctcagtgaggttggatggagagtgtttgtgaacagcagtcttcagctctttccacagattctcgattggattcaggtctggactttgacttggccattctaacacctggatacgtttatttttgaaccattccattgtagatttggctttatgttttggatcattgtcctgttggaagataaatctccgtcccagtctcaggtcttgtgcagataccaacaggttttcttccagaatgttcctgtatttggctgcatccatcttcccgtcaattttaaccatcttccctgtccctgctgaagaaaagcaggcccaaaccatgatgctgccaccaccatgtttgacagtggggatggtgtgttcagggtgatgagctgtgttgcttttacgccaaacatatcattttgcattgtggccaaaaagttcaattttggtttcatctgaccagagcaccttcttccacatgtttggtgtgtctcccaggtggcttgtggcaaactttaaacgagactttttatggatgtctttgcgaaatggctttcttcttgctactcttccataaaggccagatttgtgcagtgtacgactgattgttgtcctatggacagactctcccacctcagctgtagatctctgcagttcatccagagtgatcatgggcctcttggctgcatctctgatcagttttctccttgtttgagaagaaagtttggaaggacggccgggtcttggtagatttgcagtggtctgatgctccttccatttcaatatgatggcttgcacagtgctccttgagatgtttaaagcttgggaaatctttttgtatccaaatccggctttaaacttctccacaacagtatctcggacctgcctggtgtgttccttggttttcataatgctctctgcactttaaacagaaccctgagactatcacagagcaggtgcatttatacgaagacttgattacacacaggtggattctatttatcatcatcggtcatttaggacaacattggatcattcagagatcctcactgaacttctggagtgagtttgctgcactgaaagtaaaggggccgaataatattgcacgccccacttttcagttttttatttgttaaaaaagtttaaattatccaataaatgttgttccacttcacgattgtgtcccacttgttgttgattcttgacaaaaaaattaaatttcatatctttatgtttgaagcctgaaatgtggcgaaaggttgcaagattcaagggggccgaatacttttgcaaggcactgtatatagcacaattcaacacaaggcaattcaaagggctttacataacatgaagatcataaaaatcacattaaatcagtaGAACATAAAAACTaagacaatcgaaacaggaaataaaattatacataaaaatcgcatttaatcacacttagtgtttgttgccaaaaagctcaatctttgtCTCACACGAAAATACACACTGTCCCAGGCTTCAgctgggaccatgtgctttggtcagatgagaccaagattgagctttttggcaacaaacactctaagtgggtctggcgtgccacgaaagatgcgcatgctgaaaagcacctcatacccactgtgaagtatgggggtgggtcagtgatgctgtggggctgtttcgcttccaaaggccctgggaaccttgttagggtgcatggcatcatgaatgctttgaaataccaggacatattaaatcaaaatctgttgccatctgcccgaaagctgaagatgggtcatcactgggtctttcagcaagacagtgaccctaaacatatggccaaatctacacaaaaatggttcaccagacacaaaatcaagctcctcccatggccatctcagtccccagaccttgttttgttggcaa from Corythoichthys intestinalis isolate RoL2023-P3 chromosome 5, ASM3026506v1, whole genome shotgun sequence carries:
- the cep41 gene encoding centrosomal protein of 41 kDa isoform X2 produces the protein MASVGKIDTENKQYMRKRIPKNAKYQHIKTKLDTGVSFTKYMERLEEIKQHYKFNKGEIFKRFKVTTFAELVLQVASVSDLNECVSGDSCHNLHEGGSGDNNMIVAKAEPEAAHTNGARETKDMAQDQQHSQTMRSTLLSVINGVGELNVNGDQAKAADTHVGTDTEKLYKDCPYLLLDVRERELYDQCHIITAHSFPITMLSRTMNPYTKEVLEYKNAEGKIIIVYDEDERIATQVATSMCQRGFENLFMLSGGLKVIAQKFPEGMTTGPLPASCLPPTVPSKWRKCVPPPPPLEQMAGQRWRFTADELARIEGQLENISMTGSSRTSSRMSTCSSVSKVSSIRSRQASSASSRDSGRVQRPWK
- the cep41 gene encoding centrosomal protein of 41 kDa isoform X3; translation: MSLYRGIGGDQYMRKRIPKNAKYQHIKTKLDTGVSFTKYMERLEEIKQHYKFNKGEIFKRFKVTTFAELVLQVASVSDLNECVSGDSCHNLHEGGSGDNNMIVAKAEPEAAHTNGARETKDMAQDQQHSQTMRSTLLSVINGVGELNVNGDQAKAADTHVGTDTEKLYKDCPYLLLDVRERELYDQCHIITAHSFPITMLSRTMNPYTKEVLEYKNAEGKIIIVYDEDERIATQVATSMCQRGFENLFMLSGGLKVIAQKFPEGMTTGPLPASCLPPTVPSKWRKCVPPPPPLEQMAGQRWRFTADELARIEGQLENISMTGSSRTSSRMSTCSSVSKVSSIRSRQASSASSRDSGRVQRPWK
- the cep41 gene encoding centrosomal protein of 41 kDa isoform X4, whose translation is MRKRIPKNAKYQHIKTKLDTACATFVWCVLKTGVSFTKYMERLEEIKQHYKFNKGEIFKRFKVTTFAELVLQVASVSDLNECVSGDSCHNLHEGGSGDNNMIVAKAEPEAAHTNGARETKDMAQDQQHSQTMRSTLLSVINGVGELNVNGDQAKAADTHVGTDTEKLYKDCPYLLLDVRERELYDQCHIITAHSFPITMLSRTMNPYTKEVLEYKNAEGKIIIVYDEDERIATQVATSMCQRGFENLFMLSGGLKVIAQKFPEGMTTGPLPASCLPPTVPSKWRKCVPPPPPLEQMAGQRWRFTADELARIEGQLENISMTGSSRTSSRMSTCSSVSKVSSIRSRQASSASSRDSGRVQRPWK
- the cep41 gene encoding centrosomal protein of 41 kDa isoform X1, whose amino-acid sequence is MSLYRGIGGDQYMRKRIPKNAKYQHIKTKLDTACATFVWCVLKTGVSFTKYMERLEEIKQHYKFNKGEIFKRFKVTTFAELVLQVASVSDLNECVSGDSCHNLHEGGSGDNNMIVAKAEPEAAHTNGARETKDMAQDQQHSQTMRSTLLSVINGVGELNVNGDQAKAADTHVGTDTEKLYKDCPYLLLDVRERELYDQCHIITAHSFPITMLSRTMNPYTKEVLEYKNAEGKIIIVYDEDERIATQVATSMCQRGFENLFMLSGGLKVIAQKFPEGMTTGPLPASCLPPTVPSKWRKCVPPPPPLEQMAGQRWRFTADELARIEGQLENISMTGSSRTSSRMSTCSSVSKVSSIRSRQASSASSRDSGRVQRPWK
- the cep41 gene encoding centrosomal protein of 41 kDa isoform X5 encodes the protein MPSISTSKQSLTLGLASPSIWSALRRLSSVNYKFNKGEIFKRFKVTTFAELVLQVASVSDLNECVSGDSCHNLHEGGSGDNNMIVAKAEPEAAHTNGARETKDMAQDQQHSQTMRSTLLSVINGVGELNVNGDQAKAADTHVGTDTEKLYKDCPYLLLDVRERELYDQCHIITAHSFPITMLSRTMNPYTKEVLEYKNAEGKIIIVYDEDERIATQVATSMCQRGFENLFMLSGGLKVIAQKFPEGMTTGPLPASCLPPTVPSKWRKCVPPPPPLEQMAGQRWRFTADELARIEGQLENISMTGSSRTSSRMSTCSSVSKVSSIRSRQASSASSRDSGRVQRPWK